The Chryseobacterium nakagawai genome has a segment encoding these proteins:
- a CDS encoding FAD-dependent oxidoreductase: MILKNKKIAIIGAGPVGLTMAVLLQQKGVEVTVYERDKDADTRVWGGTLDLHQNSGQEAMARAGLLEKYYATSIPMGINIMDDQGNLLLTKKITRENQHDNPEINRNHLREMLLDGLADNTVVWDRKFTGMEEDNGQWLLHFENKPSSIADLVIGANGGMSKVRQYVTETEIKETGTFIIQGDIPQPEINCLEFYQWCDGKRLMAAYQGNLLVVNPYNNGALTYGVIFKKPDEWILNNLADFQDTDWVVRFLSNRFSKWSDRYQQLFRSTSFFVGLPTRVIPLDKLWKKDRILPVTLIGDAAHVMPPFAGQGVNTGLMDALILSDNLTQGTFETIEDAIADYEQKMFIYAKEAQMQSGKNEIEMRDPDFSFTKLIK, translated from the coding sequence ATGATATTGAAAAATAAAAAAATAGCAATTATTGGAGCTGGGCCTGTTGGTTTGACAATGGCTGTTTTACTCCAGCAGAAAGGAGTGGAGGTAACCGTTTACGAAAGAGACAAAGATGCAGATACAAGAGTTTGGGGAGGAACACTGGACCTTCATCAAAACTCAGGGCAAGAAGCGATGGCACGGGCAGGATTGCTTGAAAAATACTATGCTACTTCCATTCCTATGGGAATAAATATAATGGACGATCAAGGTAATTTACTATTGACCAAAAAAATTACCCGTGAAAATCAGCACGACAATCCTGAGATTAATAGAAATCATTTGAGGGAAATGTTACTTGATGGGCTGGCAGACAATACCGTAGTCTGGGACAGAAAGTTTACCGGTATGGAAGAAGACAACGGTCAATGGTTATTACATTTTGAGAACAAACCCAGTAGTATTGCGGATTTGGTCATCGGTGCCAATGGCGGAATGTCTAAAGTGAGGCAATATGTAACAGAAACTGAGATCAAAGAGACCGGGACTTTTATTATCCAGGGAGATATTCCGCAACCTGAAATCAACTGCCTGGAATTTTATCAATGGTGTGACGGAAAAAGACTTATGGCAGCTTATCAGGGTAATTTATTAGTAGTGAATCCCTATAACAATGGAGCGCTTACTTATGGAGTAATATTTAAAAAGCCTGATGAATGGATTTTGAACAATCTTGCTGATTTTCAAGACACAGATTGGGTAGTCCGGTTTCTTTCCAATAGATTTTCTAAGTGGAGTGATCGTTATCAACAATTATTTCGTTCAACTTCTTTTTTTGTCGGATTACCCACAAGAGTAATCCCATTAGATAAACTTTGGAAAAAGGACCGTATTTTACCGGTAACACTTATCGGAGATGCAGCTCACGTAATGCCTCCTTTTGCAGGACAAGGCGTAAATACAGGATTGATGGATGCATTAATTTTATCAGATAATTTAACCCAGGGAACCTTCGAAACCATAGAAGATGCTATTGCAGATTATGAACAAAAAATGTTCATCTATGCGAAAGAAGCACAAATGCAGTCAGGGAAAAATGAAATAGAAATGCGTGATCCTGACTTTTCATTTACAAAATTGATTAAATAG
- a CDS encoding helix-turn-helix domain-containing protein translates to MLSAIHQEFEAPEELRDSIKCFWYNSRDYGEWLSSFEVMPDGYVEIIFHFGGGCSISHDGNVEELPSPFLMGLLNQPAVFYSQNRLEIIGVRCFPWSVFDLLGLLPRKSKNGIYLFEHPVAKLQTILKQKILAGRIDDAIMEVKQCFMDIRSQVPVDSMLFKAGVALKRTKGSIPVSQIAAAAHTTVRTLERKFKQSSGHTVKDVSGLMRFEQVRNHLWLYPESNIAGLAQELGYSDQSHLSREFKRYTGVTPAAFAREARKRKQIMNSDFVAFIQA, encoded by the coding sequence ATGTTATCAGCAATACATCAGGAATTTGAAGCACCTGAAGAACTTCGGGACAGTATCAAATGTTTTTGGTATAACAGTCGGGATTATGGAGAGTGGTTATCAAGTTTTGAAGTGATGCCTGATGGCTATGTTGAAATTATTTTTCATTTTGGAGGTGGATGTAGTATTTCTCACGATGGAAATGTAGAAGAATTACCCTCTCCATTCTTGATGGGATTACTCAATCAACCTGCTGTTTTCTATAGTCAAAACCGTTTGGAGATTATTGGAGTCAGATGTTTCCCATGGTCTGTTTTCGACTTATTGGGATTACTGCCACGTAAAAGTAAAAATGGCATCTACTTATTTGAACATCCTGTTGCAAAGCTTCAGACTATTTTGAAGCAAAAAATTCTTGCTGGTAGAATAGATGATGCAATAATGGAGGTTAAACAGTGTTTTATGGATATACGGTCACAAGTACCTGTTGACAGTATGTTATTTAAAGCAGGAGTAGCTTTGAAAAGAACAAAAGGGAGTATTCCCGTAAGCCAGATTGCCGCTGCCGCTCATACAACGGTTCGTACATTAGAAAGAAAATTCAAACAATCTTCCGGCCATACGGTTAAAGACGTGTCAGGTCTTATGCGTTTTGAACAGGTGAGAAATCATCTTTGGCTTTATCCTGAATCCAATATTGCAGGATTAGCTCAGGAATTGGGGTATTCTGATCAGTCTCATTTGAGTAGAGAATTTAAACGGTATACAGGAGTAACACCCGCTGCATTTGCCAGAGAAGCAAGAAAAAGAAAGCAAATAATGAACAGTGATTTTGTCGCATTTATACAAGCCTAA
- a CDS encoding glyoxalase superfamily protein, with translation MKADQIIPILRIFDYQKTLEFYMDWLGFEIVWEHRFEENMPAYIEVKKDNIILHLTEHHGDASPGSSIFIWGEGIADYHKELIDKNYKYNRPGLEKTFYDAVSFTVNDPFGNKIIFNEKFDEAKHGTLTFDVIE, from the coding sequence ATGAAAGCAGATCAAATTATCCCTATACTCAGAATTTTTGATTATCAGAAAACCCTTGAATTCTACATGGATTGGCTAGGCTTTGAAATTGTCTGGGAGCATCGCTTTGAAGAAAATATGCCGGCTTATATAGAAGTGAAAAAAGATAATATTATTCTTCACCTTACTGAGCATCATGGGGATGCAAGTCCCGGAAGCAGTATTTTTATCTGGGGCGAAGGTATTGCAGATTATCATAAAGAACTTATTGATAAAAACTACAAATACAATCGGCCTGGTCTTGAAAAAACTTTTTATGATGCTGTTTCTTTCACTGTAAATGATCCGTTTGGAAATAAGATTATTTTCAATGAAAAATTTGATGAGGCAAAACATGGCACTTTAACGTTCGATGTGATTGAATAA
- a CDS encoding VOC family protein translates to MVKRIVANIKTDDLIKGDHFYQDILELDVLMDHGWIKTLGTEEEAKVQISFAEQGGNETEVPDLSIEVDNVDEVYDKMKKAGFKIVYDITHEDWGVRRFFVKDPFGKVVNILSHQ, encoded by the coding sequence ATGGTAAAAAGAATCGTAGCCAATATAAAAACGGATGATCTTATAAAAGGGGATCACTTTTATCAGGATATTTTAGAACTTGATGTTTTGATGGATCATGGCTGGATTAAGACCTTAGGAACTGAAGAAGAAGCAAAAGTGCAGATCAGTTTTGCAGAACAGGGAGGTAATGAAACTGAAGTTCCGGATTTGTCTATAGAAGTGGATAATGTAGATGAAGTTTATGATAAAATGAAAAAGGCAGGCTTTAAGATTGTTTATGATATTACCCATGAAGATTGGGGAGTTCGCAGATTCTTTGTAAAAGATCCTTTTGGAAAAGTAGTCAATATTCTCTCCCATCAGTAA
- a CDS encoding alpha/beta hydrolase, with protein MIPSLVKAGYKVRSVQNPLTSLQNDIDKTKDLIDAQEGKVLLVGHSYGGAVISGAGNHDKVVGLVYIAAFAPDAGDSLGALLGRRESPGGASIYPDSKGFLWIKYDEFKSAFCQDLDDEKALVMALSQKPIHGQCFGDEAGEPAWKTKPSWYQISSNDHMIPAETEKEMAESLQPKKIITLDAGHASLASHPNEVTQLILEAAASL; from the coding sequence ATTATTCCTTCTCTGGTAAAAGCAGGATATAAAGTGAGAAGTGTTCAGAACCCTCTTACCTCATTACAGAACGATATTGATAAAACAAAAGATCTTATTGATGCTCAGGAAGGGAAAGTTCTTTTAGTAGGACATTCTTACGGTGGCGCAGTTATTTCAGGAGCTGGAAACCATGATAAAGTAGTTGGGTTAGTGTATATTGCTGCCTTTGCACCGGATGCTGGTGATAGTTTAGGGGCACTTCTGGGAAGAAGAGAATCTCCGGGTGGAGCAAGTATTTATCCGGATAGTAAAGGTTTTTTATGGATCAAATATGATGAATTTAAATCAGCTTTCTGCCAGGATCTGGATGATGAAAAAGCGCTTGTAATGGCATTGTCTCAAAAGCCTATTCATGGGCAATGTTTTGGAGACGAAGCAGGAGAGCCGGCATGGAAAACAAAACCAAGCTGGTATCAGATTTCATCCAATGACCATATGATTCCTGCAGAAACGGAAAAAGAAATGGCAGAGAGTCTTCAGCCTAAAAAAATAATTACATTGGATGCAGGACATGCTTCGTTAGCTTCACACCCTAATGAAGTTACCCAATTGATTTTAGAAGCAGCGGCATCACTTTAA
- a CDS encoding Crp/Fnr family transcriptional regulator, which translates to MMTKLYEQYGELFQVDQEHFDEFYTLLKDTLLLKSDFFLKQGEKCKYLGFIKKGTVRSFYINDQGREINFGFYFENEFFTDYESILCDTVSNMNIQALENCEILLLSKEDLQALYQKEAYWQKFGRMMSEKIYLDAKKRIDDLLCRSPENRYLNLLKKQPLLFQKIAQKHIASYLGVTEQSLSRIRSRIVN; encoded by the coding sequence ATGATGACAAAACTTTACGAACAATATGGTGAACTTTTTCAGGTAGACCAAGAGCATTTTGATGAGTTTTATACACTTCTTAAGGATACCTTGCTTTTAAAATCAGATTTTTTCCTGAAACAAGGTGAAAAATGTAAATATTTAGGGTTTATCAAAAAAGGGACGGTCAGAAGTTTTTATATCAACGATCAGGGTAGAGAAATTAATTTCGGATTTTATTTTGAAAATGAATTTTTTACCGATTACGAAAGTATACTTTGTGATACCGTATCTAATATGAATATCCAGGCATTAGAAAATTGCGAGATCTTATTGTTGAGTAAAGAGGATTTGCAGGCATTATATCAGAAAGAAGCGTATTGGCAGAAGTTCGGACGAATGATGAGTGAGAAGATTTATCTGGATGCCAAAAAAAGAATTGATGATTTACTATGCCGTTCTCCGGAAAACAGGTATTTAAATCTTTTAAAAAAACAGCCCCTTCTTTTTCAGAAAATTGCACAAAAACATATTGCCAGTTACCTTGGCGTTACAGAACAATCTTTGAGTAGAATCCGGAGCAGGATCGTTAATTAA
- the tpx gene encoding thiol peroxidase, with the protein MSTTITLKGNEVHTIGTLPAVGTSVKDFALVDSGLNVKTLETFEGKKKVFNIFPSIDTPTCAASSRKFNEEASKLENTVVINVSKDLPFALGRFCAAEGLDKVETLSDFRSSFGDDYEVTITDSPLKGLLSRAVIVTDENNKVVYTEQVSEIADEPNYDAALAALNN; encoded by the coding sequence ATGTCAACGACAATCACTTTAAAAGGAAACGAAGTACACACAATAGGAACATTACCAGCTGTAGGAACCAGCGTTAAAGATTTTGCATTGGTTGATTCAGGATTAAATGTGAAGACTCTTGAAACTTTTGAAGGAAAAAAGAAAGTATTCAATATTTTCCCAAGTATTGATACACCTACTTGTGCAGCTTCCAGCAGAAAATTCAATGAAGAAGCTTCAAAACTTGAAAACACGGTGGTTATCAATGTATCTAAAGACTTACCTTTTGCATTAGGAAGATTCTGTGCAGCAGAAGGATTAGATAAAGTAGAAACTCTTTCAGATTTCAGAAGCAGCTTTGGGGATGATTATGAAGTAACGATCACAGATTCTCCATTGAAAGGACTTTTAAGCCGTGCTGTAATTGTTACAGATGAAAACAATAAAGTAGTGTATACTGAGCAGGTTTCAGAAATTGCTGATGAACCTAATTATGATGCAGCCCTTGCAGCATTAAATAATTAG
- a CDS encoding NADP-dependent isocitrate dehydrogenase: MSEKSKIYYTLTDEAPMLATHSFLPIVKAFTKSADIEIAVPDISLAGRILANFPEFLKDDQKIGDALAELGELATQPDANIIKLPNISASVPQLDAAIAELQGKGFAVPNYPAEPKNDDEKAIKAKYAKVLGSAVNPVLREGNSDRRAPKAVKNYAKANPHRMGDWASDSKTDVAHMNNGDFYGTENSTTLENATKYRIVFKGNEGETVLKDFAGLQAGEVIDSSVMNLNALKVFVQEAIEEAKKRNVLLSAHLKATMMKISDPIIFGAIVETFFKEVFTKYAETFKSLDINPNNGLADLFEKIKGNAQEADIKADIDKALAEGPRVAMVNSDKGITNFHVPSDIIVDASMAALVRGGGKMWNKDGNEEDTVCIIPDRSYAGFYQSVIDDMKAHGKLDPTTMGSVPNVGLMAQKAEEYGSHDKTFQLSSEGTVEVQDEAGNVLLSQKVEKGDIFRMCQTKDAPIQDWVKLAVNRARLSDTPAIFWLDKGRAHDREIIKKVEKYLADHDTTGLDIRILDVKDAMTETLKRAREGKDTISVSGNVLRDYLTDLFPILELGTSAKMLSIVPLMNGGGLFETGAGGSAPKHIEQFLEEGYLRWDSLGEFLALQASLEHLAQTQGNTKSQVLADALDEANAKFLATDKSPARKVGQIDNRGSHFYLAMYWAEALANQTADATLAAQFAPVAQAMQENEEVINAELIGAQGKPQNIEGYYKTDTYKTYAAMRPSTVLNEIIDGI; the protein is encoded by the coding sequence ATGTCAGAAAAATCAAAAATTTACTACACATTAACGGATGAAGCTCCAATGCTGGCTACTCACTCGTTTTTACCTATCGTAAAAGCTTTCACTAAATCAGCAGATATTGAGATCGCTGTTCCGGATATTTCCCTGGCAGGCAGAATCTTAGCTAACTTCCCTGAATTTTTAAAGGATGACCAAAAAATTGGTGATGCTTTAGCCGAATTAGGAGAATTGGCAACTCAGCCGGACGCAAACATTATCAAATTACCCAATATTTCTGCTTCTGTTCCTCAATTAGATGCAGCTATTGCTGAGCTACAAGGAAAAGGTTTCGCAGTACCAAATTATCCTGCAGAACCTAAGAATGATGATGAGAAAGCAATTAAAGCTAAATATGCAAAGGTTTTAGGAAGTGCGGTAAACCCTGTATTAAGAGAAGGAAACTCTGACAGACGTGCTCCAAAAGCTGTTAAAAACTATGCAAAAGCAAATCCTCACAGAATGGGTGATTGGGCTTCTGACAGCAAAACTGACGTGGCTCACATGAACAATGGTGATTTCTACGGAACAGAAAATTCTACAACGTTAGAAAACGCTACAAAATACAGAATCGTATTCAAAGGAAATGAAGGAGAAACCGTATTGAAAGACTTTGCAGGTCTTCAGGCTGGTGAAGTAATCGATTCTTCTGTAATGAACCTAAATGCTTTGAAAGTATTCGTTCAGGAAGCTATTGAAGAGGCTAAGAAAAGAAATGTTCTCCTTTCTGCTCACCTTAAGGCTACGATGATGAAAATCTCTGACCCTATTATTTTCGGGGCTATCGTAGAAACCTTCTTCAAAGAGGTATTCACTAAATATGCTGAGACTTTCAAATCTTTAGATATTAATCCCAATAACGGTCTTGCTGATCTTTTCGAAAAAATAAAAGGAAATGCTCAGGAAGCTGATATCAAAGCTGATATTGATAAAGCATTAGCTGAAGGTCCAAGAGTGGCCATGGTAAATTCTGACAAAGGAATTACAAACTTCCACGTTCCTTCTGACATCATCGTTGACGCATCGATGGCTGCCCTTGTAAGAGGTGGAGGTAAAATGTGGAACAAAGACGGAAACGAAGAAGATACAGTTTGTATCATTCCGGACCGTTCTTATGCAGGTTTCTATCAATCAGTAATTGATGATATGAAAGCGCACGGAAAATTAGACCCAACCACTATGGGATCTGTTCCAAACGTTGGTCTAATGGCTCAAAAAGCTGAAGAATATGGTTCTCACGATAAAACGTTCCAATTATCTTCTGAAGGAACTGTAGAAGTTCAGGATGAAGCTGGAAATGTTCTTCTTTCTCAGAAAGTAGAAAAAGGAGATATCTTCAGAATGTGTCAGACTAAAGATGCTCCTATCCAGGACTGGGTAAAATTAGCTGTAAACAGAGCAAGACTTTCTGACACTCCGGCTATTTTCTGGTTAGACAAAGGAAGAGCTCACGACAGAGAGATTATCAAAAAAGTAGAAAAATATCTTGCTGATCACGATACTACAGGTCTTGACATCAGAATTCTTGATGTAAAAGATGCCATGACTGAAACGCTTAAGAGAGCTAGAGAAGGAAAAGATACTATTTCTGTTTCAGGAAATGTATTGAGAGATTACTTAACAGACCTTTTCCCAATCCTTGAGCTTGGTACTTCTGCTAAAATGCTTTCTATTGTTCCATTAATGAACGGTGGTGGTTTATTTGAAACAGGTGCCGGAGGTTCTGCTCCAAAACACATTGAACAATTCCTTGAAGAAGGATATTTAAGATGGGATTCTCTAGGTGAATTCTTAGCACTACAGGCTTCTTTAGAGCATTTAGCACAAACTCAGGGGAATACAAAATCTCAGGTTTTAGCGGATGCATTGGATGAAGCGAATGCTAAATTCTTAGCTACAGATAAGTCTCCTGCAAGAAAAGTAGGCCAGATTGATAACAGAGGTTCTCATTTCTATTTAGCAATGTATTGGGCTGAAGCTTTAGCTAACCAAACTGCTGATGCTACATTAGCGGCTCAGTTTGCTCCGGTTGCACAGGCAATGCAGGAAAACGAAGAAGTAATCAACGCAGAATTAATTGGTGCTCAAGGTAAACCTCAAAACATTGAAGGTTACTACAAAACTGATACGTATAAAACTTACGCAGCGATGAGACCAAGTACTGTTTTAAATGAAATCATTGACGGGATCTAA
- a CDS encoding DUF6265 family protein: MKNSLLILFAATLVLSCNQNTKTNQSGKSETNSEAEPIANFDWLTGKWKRSNEKAGKETFENWNKISPTEYAGIGFTLQKGDTINKETMKLVSSNGKWSLLVKTPKEKQFIEFKMTESKNNEFICINDSLNFPKRIQYSSEGNQLKAIISNDEMKVPFEFEKEK, translated from the coding sequence ATGAAAAATTCATTACTTATTTTATTTGCTGCAACATTAGTTTTATCCTGTAACCAAAACACAAAAACTAATCAAAGTGGAAAATCAGAAACGAACTCAGAAGCTGAACCTATTGCAAATTTTGATTGGTTAACCGGAAAATGGAAAAGATCAAATGAAAAAGCAGGAAAAGAAACTTTTGAAAATTGGAACAAAATAAGTCCGACAGAATATGCTGGAATTGGATTTACCCTACAAAAAGGAGATACCATCAACAAAGAAACCATGAAGCTTGTTAGTTCCAATGGGAAATGGAGTCTATTGGTTAAAACTCCGAAAGAAAAACAATTCATTGAATTTAAAATGACAGAATCTAAAAACAATGAATTTATATGTATAAATGATTCTTTAAACTTCCCGAAACGAATTCAATATTCGTCAGAAGGCAACCAATTAAAAGCTATTATTTCTAATGATGAAATGAAAGTTCCATTTGAATTTGAAAAAGAGAAATAA
- a CDS encoding MBL fold metallo-hydrolase, producing MNRRELLKNGLLAGTLSLIPFSNVLAETKVISEKTGDDLAGFKKITLGELELFILTDGYIHEKNLSSFAPRGNVTELKKILKDNFRSEDYIDMAINILLVKTKEKLILMDTGMGIFADERTGFLLKSLQKAGFSASDITDIFLSHAHPDHMGGVVDKQNKLVFPNAAIFISKIEYDFWMNASINDFNHSALKAHPEMLTQIIPALQNILKAIQPTLKFYDLNRTLYNHFNFQLAPGHTPGLTVTTISSGNEKLIYIADLIHSDIILFPHPDWGFSGDTDLDIAANSRKKFLKQLADTKIRAFASHLPWPGLGFTKIKAPGFEWIAESFMN from the coding sequence ATGAATAGAAGAGAACTATTGAAAAATGGGTTGTTGGCAGGGACATTAAGTCTTATCCCTTTTTCGAATGTATTGGCAGAAACAAAGGTCATTTCCGAAAAAACAGGAGATGATCTTGCCGGTTTTAAAAAGATTACATTGGGAGAATTAGAACTGTTTATTCTGACAGATGGATATATTCATGAAAAAAATCTGAGCTCATTTGCGCCAAGAGGAAATGTGACTGAACTAAAAAAAATACTTAAAGACAATTTCCGATCAGAAGATTATATTGATATGGCGATCAATATTCTGCTTGTTAAAACAAAGGAAAAACTGATCCTGATGGATACAGGGATGGGAATATTTGCGGATGAAAGAACTGGGTTTTTATTAAAAAGCCTTCAGAAAGCAGGATTCTCAGCAAGCGATATCACTGACATTTTCCTCTCTCATGCCCATCCCGATCATATGGGTGGAGTGGTAGACAAACAGAATAAGCTTGTTTTTCCCAATGCTGCTATTTTTATTTCGAAAATAGAATATGATTTTTGGATGAATGCTTCCATCAATGATTTTAATCACAGTGCTTTGAAGGCTCATCCCGAAATGCTAACCCAGATTATTCCGGCACTTCAGAATATATTGAAAGCTATTCAGCCAACGTTGAAATTTTATGATTTAAACAGGACGCTGTATAATCATTTCAATTTTCAATTAGCTCCCGGACATACTCCCGGATTAACCGTTACGACAATATCATCAGGGAACGAAAAGCTGATATATATTGCTGATCTTATTCACTCAGATATTATTCTTTTCCCTCATCCTGATTGGGGATTTTCAGGGGATACAGATCTGGATATTGCTGCCAATTCCAGAAAGAAATTTCTTAAGCAGTTGGCGGATACAAAGATCAGGGCATTTGCTTCTCATTTGCCATGGCCAGGACTGGGTTTCACAAAAATAAAAGCTCCGGGATTTGAGTGGATTGCTGAGAGTTTTATGAATTAA
- a CDS encoding aldo/keto reductase, with product MKFKKLGNTGEQLSAIGLGCMGMSFAYGPSDEQESISTLHKALDLGVNFWDTADMYANGENEKLISKVLVPNRDKIFIATKFGFRFKDGKASHSGAPGTYFDGSPEWIRKAVDLSLQRLKIDTIDLYYAHRVDPNVPVEETVGAMAELVKAGKVKYIGLSEASAESIRKANKIHPLAALQSEYSILTKDVENEILPTIRELGISLVPYSPLARGLFANINEVQNLGDDDFRKSLPRYQQEYLENNTKLANEINEFAASKGVKGTQLALAWVLNQGDDIIPIPGTKRIKYLEENVAAANIELSQSDLDTIDAILKKYPNVGERYSEGSMKLVNN from the coding sequence ATGAAATTTAAAAAATTAGGAAACACCGGCGAACAACTTTCTGCAATTGGATTAGGCTGTATGGGGATGAGCTTTGCTTATGGTCCATCAGATGAGCAAGAAAGTATCAGCACTTTACACAAGGCATTAGATTTAGGAGTTAACTTCTGGGATACAGCAGATATGTATGCGAATGGAGAAAATGAAAAATTAATTTCTAAAGTTCTAGTACCCAACAGGGATAAAATTTTTATTGCTACTAAATTCGGATTCAGATTTAAAGATGGAAAAGCCAGTCATAGTGGTGCTCCGGGAACTTATTTTGACGGTTCTCCGGAATGGATCAGAAAGGCTGTGGATTTAAGTCTTCAAAGGTTAAAAATTGATACGATAGATCTGTATTACGCCCACCGGGTAGATCCCAACGTTCCGGTTGAAGAAACTGTGGGTGCTATGGCAGAGTTGGTTAAAGCAGGTAAAGTAAAATATATCGGATTGTCTGAAGCCTCCGCAGAATCTATTAGAAAAGCTAATAAAATTCATCCTTTAGCTGCTTTACAGTCAGAGTATTCTATCCTTACTAAAGATGTTGAGAATGAAATTCTGCCAACGATCAGAGAATTAGGGATTTCATTGGTGCCTTACTCCCCATTGGCAAGAGGTCTTTTTGCGAATATTAATGAAGTACAAAACCTGGGAGATGATGATTTTAGAAAATCATTGCCACGTTATCAGCAGGAATATCTTGAAAACAATACAAAACTCGCGAATGAAATCAATGAATTTGCTGCTTCTAAAGGAGTAAAAGGAACTCAGTTAGCCTTAGCATGGGTGTTGAATCAGGGAGACGATATCATCCCCATTCCAGGAACCAAACGTATCAAATATTTAGAAGAAAATGTTGCAGCTGCCAATATTGAGTTGTCTCAGTCAGATTTGGATACCATTGATGCCATTCTGAAAAAATATCCGAATGTAGGAGAACGATATAGTGAAGGATCAATGAAATTGGTTAATAACTAA
- a CDS encoding helix-turn-helix domain-containing protein, whose protein sequence is MDSKESLQGFYERNAPNLGPQCLGPQNLGHFNVFSREYCSPLTPYSRRDYYKISLIIGKGKLHYADKWIRVDRPALLFSNPIVPYSWEADDEDQKGWFCLFTESFLQNGSRLGNLQDSPLFKIGGTPVFFVEEEQQKVLSDLYTKMMTEIESDYVHKYDMLRAYLHLMIHETMRMHPAETFEPYQNASQRVASLFMELLERQFPIDSPEAFLKLKTPNDYAQSLSIHVNSLNRSVKEITGKTTSQQITARVIQEANALLTHTDWNVSEIAYGLGFEEPAYFTNYFKKQTGITPNALRLNLV, encoded by the coding sequence ATGGACTCTAAAGAATCATTACAAGGCTTTTATGAACGAAATGCTCCCAATTTGGGACCTCAATGTCTGGGACCTCAAAATTTGGGGCATTTCAATGTGTTTTCAAGGGAATATTGTTCCCCACTAACCCCTTACAGCAGGAGAGATTATTATAAAATTTCTCTGATTATAGGAAAGGGTAAACTTCACTATGCTGATAAATGGATTCGCGTGGATCGTCCTGCCTTGTTATTTTCCAATCCTATTGTTCCGTATTCATGGGAAGCAGATGATGAAGATCAGAAAGGTTGGTTTTGTCTTTTTACAGAATCGTTTTTACAAAATGGAAGCCGTTTGGGGAATCTCCAGGACTCGCCTCTATTCAAAATTGGAGGAACTCCGGTTTTCTTTGTGGAAGAAGAGCAACAAAAGGTACTTTCTGATCTGTATACTAAAATGATGACGGAAATTGAATCGGATTATGTTCACAAGTATGATATGCTAAGAGCGTATCTTCACCTGATGATTCATGAAACCATGAGAATGCATCCGGCGGAAACCTTTGAACCTTACCAGAATGCCTCTCAAAGAGTAGCCTCTTTATTTATGGAGCTGTTGGAAAGACAGTTTCCAATTGACAGTCCGGAAGCTTTTTTAAAGTTAAAAACGCCCAATGACTATGCTCAGAGTCTTTCTATTCATGTCAATTCTTTAAACCGTTCCGTAAAAGAGATTACGGGGAAAACCACAAGCCAGCAAATCACAGCAAGGGTGATACAGGAAGCGAATGCTTTGCTGACCCATACAGATTGGAATGTTTCTGAAATTGCTTATGGATTAGGTTTTGAAGAACCTGCTTATTTTACCAACTATTTTAAAAAACAAACTGGAATAACTCCTAATGCCTTAAGATTGAACCTTGTTTGA
- a CDS encoding GNAT family N-acetyltransferase, translating to MENIKFMVSPYQDELQLFIDEKKAGYMSIEVDGRLLIVYYTKLDEEREGKGYAKLLLDELVRYAEEKDLLVDPECDFVRQQFENHPRRYKDIWHA from the coding sequence ATGGAAAATATAAAATTTATGGTATCTCCATATCAGGATGAACTGCAGTTGTTTATTGATGAGAAAAAAGCGGGTTATATGTCCATAGAGGTTGACGGAAGACTTCTTATTGTATATTATACCAAGCTGGATGAAGAGCGTGAAGGTAAAGGCTATGCCAAATTATTGCTGGATGAACTGGTTCGTTATGCAGAAGAAAAAGATTTGCTTGTAGACCCGGAATGTGATTTTGTACGTCAACAATTTGAAAATCATCCCAGAAGGTATAAAGATATCTGGCATGCTTAA